The Deltaproteobacteria bacterium genome has a window encoding:
- a CDS encoding TetR/AcrR family transcriptional regulator: MSNKSVRIIEAATKVFAKKGFYNATIADVAKTAEVAEGTIYLYFKNKDDLLISIFEHSIDLFIQAVNKKLKEITDPKEKLRQFIWVHLKLVEENPNLAQVLQIELRQSSKFMEEYRGGKFAEYLHVVEGILMEGQEKGVFRKDLNTHLLRRTLFGAVDEMALDWLLMKKKRYSLEECASQLSQMFIQGMVV; this comes from the coding sequence ATGTCAAACAAGTCGGTCAGAATCATCGAGGCAGCGACCAAGGTTTTTGCCAAAAAAGGCTTTTATAACGCTACGATAGCGGATGTTGCCAAAACGGCGGAAGTGGCTGAGGGGACGATTTATCTTTATTTCAAAAACAAAGACGACCTGCTGATCTCGATCTTTGAACATTCGATCGATCTTTTTATTCAGGCGGTCAACAAGAAGCTCAAGGAAATAACCGACCCTAAAGAAAAATTGCGGCAATTCATCTGGGTCCACCTGAAGCTGGTCGAGGAAAACCCCAACCTGGCTCAGGTTCTTCAGATAGAACTCCGACAATCCTCCAAATTTATGGAGGAGTACCGTGGAGGTAAGTTCGCGGAATATCTTCATGTTGTCGAAGGAATCCTGATGGAGGGACAAGAAAAGGGGGTTTTTCGAAAAGATCTCAATACCCACCTTTTAAGACGAACCCTTTTCGGAGCGGTCGATGAGATGGCACTCGATTGGCTCTTGATGAAAAAGAAAAGATATAGTTTAGAAGAATGTGCGAGTCAGTTGAGCCAGATGTTTATCCAAGGAATGGTGGTATGA
- a CDS encoding electron transfer flavoprotein subunit beta/FixA family protein, with amino-acid sequence MKIGVFVKQVPDTETKIRTKADGSGIEIDGVKFIVNPYDEFAIEEALKTKEKAGAAEVVILSLGPTRVVEALRSGLAMGADRAIHIDDSGIVLDSFVTAKILAKTAETEKFDLIFCGKQAIDDDAAQVPQMVAELLNIPHVMVIEKFEMNAEKNGVVVHRRIGGGAKEVYDVKLPAIFGCEKGLNTPRYASLPGIMKARSKPVTTLKALELMGDSKPRTGNRNYRLPPERPAGKMLQGTPEEVAKELVRLLREEAKVI; translated from the coding sequence ATGAAAATAGGAGTCTTTGTCAAACAGGTCCCTGATACGGAAACCAAGATCCGAACAAAAGCGGATGGTTCAGGGATCGAAATCGATGGCGTAAAATTCATCGTGAATCCTTACGACGAATTCGCGATCGAAGAGGCGTTGAAGACAAAAGAAAAAGCAGGGGCTGCTGAGGTTGTCATTCTTTCTCTGGGACCAACACGAGTTGTCGAAGCCCTACGCTCAGGGCTTGCAATGGGGGCCGATCGGGCGATCCATATTGACGACAGTGGGATTGTGCTTGATTCTTTCGTCACCGCTAAAATCCTGGCGAAGACTGCGGAGACAGAAAAGTTTGATCTGATTTTCTGCGGCAAGCAGGCGATTGACGATGATGCCGCACAGGTTCCTCAAATGGTCGCTGAACTCCTGAATATTCCGCATGTCATGGTGATTGAAAAATTTGAAATGAATGCGGAAAAGAACGGGGTTGTTGTCCACCGTCGGATTGGCGGCGGGGCCAAGGAAGTCTATGATGTGAAACTTCCCGCAATTTTTGGTTGTGAAAAAGGATTGAACACCCCGCGTTATGCATCACTCCCCGGCATCATGAAGGCACGATCAAAGCCGGTAACCACCTTAAAGGCCTTGGAACTCATGGGGGATTCGAAACCAAGAACAGGAAATCGCAACTATCGTCTCCCCCCTGAACGACCGGCAGGGAAGATGCTTCAGGGAACACCAGAAGAGGTGGCAAAGGAGTTGGTAAGGTTGTTAAGAGAAGAGGCAAAAGTGATATGA
- a CDS encoding 4Fe-4S dicluster domain-containing protein translates to MFPIPVGILILFALGFFGYTLSRWWKVLRSAQPDPRFNDYKQRLKNLIVIAFGQSKMLRRDFKAGLMHAIIFWGFLVISLRTIILFGIGFDESFGSTFLSSLPGRIYTLSLNVFELMVLFAVGYAAYRRIVVKPKRLTLSAEGLRILAMIALLMISDFLIDGATLAREGMDNLQWAPVSGIVANLFLAFGLPDLWLGYTHNFFYFFHIILILWFLNFLPYGKHFHILTFLPNVFFMRTTPLGQLRNLNLEDEKATSFGMGTLKDLSWKDTLDIATCTECGRCSSVCPATDTGKILNPKQLNIDEREHLRNRQTGPAPLLSPDVINPEVFWSCTTCRACEEACPVGIEFVDRIVGTRRHMVLTQGVMPTEVQTTFRNMETNFNPWGIGSDSRADWCRELGVRTLAEHPKAEYLYFVGCAGSFDDRNKKIATALVKILQKAKVDFAILGKDEVCTGDPARRIGNEYLYQMLAKKNIETMARYQFKKVITACPHCFNTIKNEYPQFGGNYEVVHHTDFIAELIREQKLTPVRPLFRKVVYHDSCYLGRYNNIYDAPREILKSIPAAEIVEVEQSRDNGRCCGAGGGRMWMEERVGKRVNHQRLEDLQVANPNIIASACPFCITMLRDATRDKHVEEKIQTKDVVEILADSL, encoded by the coding sequence ATGTTCCCAATTCCAGTCGGGATTTTGATTTTATTCGCCTTAGGCTTTTTCGGGTATACCCTTTCCCGCTGGTGGAAGGTTTTACGGTCGGCCCAACCTGACCCTCGATTCAACGACTACAAACAACGGCTCAAAAACTTGATCGTCATCGCCTTTGGCCAGTCCAAGATGCTTCGGCGCGACTTCAAGGCGGGGCTGATGCATGCGATTATTTTCTGGGGGTTTTTGGTGATCTCCCTTCGGACGATCATTCTTTTTGGGATTGGCTTTGATGAGTCTTTTGGTTCGACCTTTCTCTCTTCACTTCCTGGCCGGATTTATACACTGAGTCTCAATGTTTTTGAATTGATGGTCCTTTTTGCGGTTGGTTATGCCGCCTATCGTCGGATTGTCGTGAAACCGAAGCGGCTCACTCTTTCGGCTGAGGGGCTCCGGATCTTGGCGATGATCGCGCTTTTGATGATCAGTGATTTCCTGATAGACGGTGCCACACTGGCACGGGAGGGGATGGATAATCTCCAATGGGCGCCGGTTTCGGGGATTGTGGCGAATCTCTTTCTTGCCTTTGGGCTTCCTGATTTGTGGTTGGGATACACCCACAACTTTTTCTATTTCTTCCATATCATCTTGATCCTCTGGTTCTTGAATTTTCTCCCCTATGGAAAGCATTTTCATATCCTCACTTTCCTGCCGAATGTTTTTTTCATGCGAACAACCCCCCTAGGTCAACTTCGCAATCTCAATCTGGAAGATGAAAAGGCGACCTCATTCGGGATGGGGACACTCAAGGATCTCTCGTGGAAGGACACCCTTGATATTGCGACCTGTACGGAATGTGGTCGATGCTCCTCGGTCTGTCCCGCGACCGATACCGGTAAAATTCTGAATCCGAAGCAGCTGAATATTGATGAGAGGGAGCATCTAAGAAATAGACAGACAGGACCCGCCCCACTTTTGTCCCCTGATGTTATCAATCCAGAAGTTTTTTGGTCCTGCACCACCTGCCGGGCCTGTGAGGAGGCCTGTCCGGTCGGGATCGAGTTTGTCGATCGGATCGTCGGAACCAGACGGCATATGGTCCTGACTCAAGGGGTGATGCCGACCGAGGTGCAGACGACCTTCCGCAACATGGAAACTAATTTTAATCCTTGGGGGATCGGTTCTGATTCCCGTGCTGATTGGTGTCGGGAGCTTGGTGTCAGAACGCTCGCGGAACATCCGAAGGCGGAATATCTTTATTTTGTCGGATGCGCCGGTTCTTTTGATGATCGGAATAAGAAGATCGCGACAGCCCTTGTGAAAATATTGCAAAAGGCGAAGGTTGATTTCGCGATCTTGGGAAAGGATGAGGTCTGCACCGGTGATCCGGCACGACGGATTGGGAATGAGTACCTTTATCAGATGCTAGCGAAGAAAAATATTGAGACAATGGCCAGATATCAGTTCAAGAAGGTGATCACCGCCTGTCCTCATTGTTTCAACACGATCAAAAACGAATACCCCCAATTTGGTGGAAACTATGAGGTCGTTCATCACACTGATTTTATTGCTGAGTTGATTCGAGAGCAGAAGTTGACGCCGGTGCGCCCACTTTTCAGGAAGGTTGTTTATCATGATTCCTGTTATCTCGGGCGTTACAATAATATCTACGATGCCCCACGCGAGATCTTGAAATCAATCCCTGCAGCGGAGATTGTGGAGGTCGAACAGTCACGTGACAACGGTCGTTGCTGTGGCGCGGGGGGAGGGCGGATGTGGATGGAGGAGCGGGTTGGGAAGCGGGTCAATCATCAGCGTCTCGAAGACCTTCAGGTGGCCAATCCGAACATCATTGCGAGCGCTTGTCCGTTTTGTATCACGATGCTTCGTGATGCGACGCGGGATAAACATGTCGAGGAGAAGATCCAGACAAAGGATGTGGTTGAAATTCTCGCCGACAGTCTGTAA
- a CDS encoding NAD-dependent epimerase/dehydratase family protein: MKAFITGATGFLGSHLVDRLLEKGWEVHVLARKSSNLRWLQGKNVKIFYGDVTGDRKGMEEGLRGVDVCFHAAGIIRAPRREIYEQVNVEGARNLLETVLKVNPAIKKVIVVTSVAAHGPARDDRPVTEEDSCHPVTDYGWSKLEEEKVALQYKDRFPITIIRPPAIYGPRDEQLLKYFKMVRRGILILPGEKGRQLNIAHVQDVVTGLILAAENPNSNGETFFIGDRRDYEWEDMGDLLIRALKKKVIKIRLIKPIVYLLGIVGELLTLITGRSMPFGRANMSNFIQKRWTLDISKARRILGYEPAHPLKEGFDETAKWYRENGWV; this comes from the coding sequence ATGAAGGCCTTCATTACCGGTGCGACCGGATTTCTTGGGAGTCACCTCGTTGATCGTCTCCTGGAAAAGGGATGGGAAGTTCATGTGCTGGCCCGGAAGAGTTCGAATCTCCGCTGGCTTCAGGGAAAGAACGTTAAAATATTTTATGGGGATGTGACCGGAGACCGGAAAGGGATGGAGGAGGGGCTTCGAGGGGTTGATGTTTGTTTCCATGCGGCAGGGATTATCCGGGCGCCGCGTCGGGAGATTTATGAGCAGGTCAATGTCGAAGGGGCACGAAATCTTCTCGAAACGGTCTTAAAGGTCAATCCTGCGATCAAGAAAGTTATTGTTGTCACTAGTGTCGCCGCACACGGCCCGGCACGAGATGATCGACCCGTGACGGAAGAAGATTCGTGCCATCCGGTAACTGATTATGGTTGGAGCAAGCTCGAAGAGGAAAAGGTCGCTTTGCAATATAAGGATCGGTTTCCGATCACAATCATCCGACCACCGGCGATTTATGGGCCGAGGGATGAACAGCTTCTCAAATATTTTAAGATGGTGCGGCGAGGCATCTTGATCTTGCCAGGGGAGAAGGGGAGGCAGCTCAACATCGCACATGTTCAGGATGTCGTGACCGGTCTTATTCTTGCTGCAGAGAATCCAAACTCGAACGGAGAGACCTTTTTTATCGGTGATCGTCGGGACTACGAATGGGAGGATATGGGAGATCTCTTGATTCGTGCACTGAAAAAGAAGGTGATCAAAATTCGTTTAATCAAGCCGATCGTCTATCTTCTCGGTATCGTCGGAGAGCTTCTGACTCTAATCACTGGCCGTTCGATGCCGTTTGGTCGTGCTAACATGAGTAATTTTATCCAGAAGAGATGGACACTCGATATCTCAAAGGCGAGGCGGATTCTCGGTTATGAACCGGCACACCCCCTCAAAGAAGGGTTTGACGAGACAGCGAAGTGGTACCGTGAGAACGGGTGGGTTTAA
- the rplM gene encoding 50S ribosomal protein L13: MQKTTLANKATIARNWVVVDLKDKILGRAATKIANILRGKTKAIYTPHEDTGDFVIAINAAQVRLTGNKWKQKKYYHHSGYQGGIKEFTAEKLLARDPRRLIQRAVHGMLPKNKTNEHLMKKLRVYAGAEHPHQAQQPKQVEV, translated from the coding sequence ATGCAGAAAACGACATTAGCAAATAAGGCCACGATTGCAAGGAATTGGGTTGTCGTCGACCTGAAGGACAAGATCCTTGGTCGAGCGGCGACGAAGATCGCCAATATCCTGCGTGGAAAAACCAAGGCAATTTACACACCTCATGAGGATACGGGCGATTTTGTGATCGCGATCAACGCCGCCCAGGTGAGGCTCACCGGAAATAAATGGAAACAAAAGAAATACTACCACCATAGCGGGTACCAGGGGGGGATTAAAGAGTTCACTGCAGAGAAACTCCTCGCCAGAGATCCGAGGAGATTGATCCAACGTGCCGTCCATGGGATGCTCCCAAAAAATAAAACCAACGAGCATCTGATGAAAAAGCTCCGTGTCTATGCTGGAGCCGAGCATCCTCATCAGGCACAGCAACCAAAACAGGTCGAGGTCTAA
- a CDS encoding nicotinate-nicotinamide nucleotide adenylyltransferase, with the protein MRSRKKQIALFGGSFNPPHEGHREIVRRIAQRKTIDEVWILPVYKHPFGKKLLSFKKRVSLCRQYFNSPTLKKGGRGGGFFRKIRIKSYEHRPHATGFTIDLVQYLKKKFPTYRFSWVMGADTYRERKKWKDFGGLKKLVRFIIFPRGPRSPIPHISSTEIRKTL; encoded by the coding sequence AAACAGATTGCCCTCTTCGGAGGCTCTTTCAATCCCCCTCACGAGGGACATCGGGAAATCGTCAGGCGTATTGCCCAGAGAAAAACAATCGATGAGGTCTGGATCTTGCCGGTGTACAAGCACCCGTTTGGAAAGAAACTTCTCTCCTTCAAAAAGAGAGTCTCTCTCTGTCGTCAATATTTTAACTCCCCCACTTTGAAAAAGGGGGGGCGGGGGGGGGGATTTTTCAGAAAAATCCGAATCAAATCCTACGAACACCGCCCCCACGCGACCGGTTTCACCATCGACCTTGTCCAGTACCTTAAAAAGAAGTTCCCTACTTACCGCTTCTCGTGGGTCATGGGGGCGGATACTTACCGAGAGAGAAAGAAGTGGAAGGATTTTGGTGGGCTCAAGAAATTAGTCCGGTTCATCATTTTTCCAAGAGGACCGCGATCACCGATTCCCCATATCTCGAGCACTGAAATCAGAAAAACGCTCTGA
- a CDS encoding alkaline phosphatase family protein, with protein MQTRSVIMILADGARFDIIQDLLLKNQLPQIAEHLPHLREGVTAFPSTTGPAYLPYLTGCYPGTCNIPGIRWFDKNRYAKPFSRKKFRSYVGAETFFMGHDIREGIETIFGLTPNSHNIFNGITRGIKRRHNRTWFSRIWYWYYAHLTDHWALADKAAAKKIVQDLDHNPEFLFVVFPGIDEHSHLASPFHPETIKSYLHLDEAIGNIVKKLKKQERWEETAIFIVSDHGLSETKTHLGLNSFLEGLGVDTFFYPKVVFRYGFDAASMVSGNGMAHLYFKNQNGWAGRMPWEELIRRQDRLVEKLLERPEIDLIAGQRGDGTIVVKSRRGEATIRTTDGGILRYQVHQSDPFGYPNLPSSMTDRGSLELTFNSDYPDAPAQLLQIFRSARCGDLVLSATKGFDLRKRHEVPEHKSSHGSLHWEHMKVPIVTNLPLPQRPIRSVDIFPTMLKLLGRPIPEKIDGAPLI; from the coding sequence ATGCAGACTCGTTCCGTCATCATGATCCTTGCGGATGGTGCCCGCTTCGACATCATCCAGGACCTCTTGCTGAAAAACCAACTCCCTCAGATCGCGGAGCACCTTCCTCACCTTCGAGAGGGGGTGACGGCATTTCCCTCAACAACCGGCCCCGCCTATCTGCCTTATCTGACAGGGTGCTATCCGGGCACCTGCAATATCCCCGGTATCCGATGGTTCGATAAAAACCGTTACGCCAAACCATTCTCAAGAAAAAAATTCAGGAGTTATGTGGGGGCGGAGACATTCTTTATGGGACATGACATCCGGGAAGGAATTGAAACAATATTTGGTCTGACTCCAAACTCACACAACATCTTCAACGGAATCACACGAGGCATTAAACGACGACATAATCGCACCTGGTTTTCTCGTATCTGGTATTGGTATTATGCCCACCTGACAGACCACTGGGCCCTTGCGGATAAAGCGGCTGCTAAAAAAATAGTTCAAGATCTCGATCACAATCCCGAGTTTCTTTTTGTGGTCTTCCCCGGAATCGACGAACATTCGCACCTTGCCAGCCCCTTCCACCCTGAAACCATAAAATCGTATCTCCACCTCGACGAAGCGATTGGCAACATTGTCAAAAAACTGAAAAAACAGGAGAGGTGGGAAGAGACCGCCATTTTCATCGTGAGCGATCATGGGCTCTCGGAAACAAAAACACACTTGGGACTTAATTCCTTTTTGGAAGGCTTGGGGGTCGACACCTTTTTTTATCCCAAGGTGGTCTTTCGATACGGTTTTGATGCCGCCAGCATGGTCTCCGGAAATGGAATGGCCCATCTTTATTTCAAAAATCAAAATGGGTGGGCCGGGAGAATGCCGTGGGAAGAATTGATCCGGAGACAAGATCGACTCGTTGAAAAATTGTTGGAAAGACCCGAGATTGATCTCATCGCGGGACAAAGGGGTGATGGGACGATTGTTGTCAAAAGCCGGCGTGGTGAAGCGACAATACGAACCACCGATGGCGGGATCTTGCGGTACCAAGTTCATCAATCAGATCCGTTCGGTTACCCAAACCTCCCTTCTTCAATGACTGATCGTGGTTCATTGGAACTCACATTTAACAGTGATTATCCTGATGCCCCGGCCCAGCTCCTTCAAATTTTTCGCTCGGCACGGTGTGGCGACTTGGTCCTCTCGGCGACAAAAGGGTTTGACCTCCGAAAACGTCATGAAGTCCCTGAGCATAAATCCTCGCACGGATCACTCCACTGGGAACATATGAAAGTGCCGATTGTCACAAACCTCCCACTGCCTCAACGCCCGATCCGATCGGTCGATATTTTTCCGACAATGCTCAAACTCTTGGGACGACCAATCCCTGAGAAGATCGATGGAGCTCCTCTTATCTAA
- a CDS encoding ABC transporter substrate-binding protein: MKFDLLLKSPCVPLLQRGKRGVPPFDKGGLGGIFIAIFFIIFSLSLPTGNAAKTQASIGSPTRAIQDLDDMLDSYILHPKNDEEKKRNADLKKNVLHGTFDIRELCRLALDKNWKDLSSRERDRFVDLMTQLLENKAIFSAERGGGREGESKAKKTSYFITYEGERFLNPDKSGAFVHTFVRIPSENLKISLDYKLTKVQEGWKIYDVIVDDASLVDNYKYQFDKIIKQHGYPDLIHRMEAKLTEIQQKKGGIVEIPPPLPPQPEKKSGCRLVPSS; encoded by the coding sequence ATGAAGTTTGATCTTTTATTAAAATCCCCCTGTGTCCCCCTTTTACAAAGGGGGAAAAGAGGAGTCCCCCCCTTTGACAAAGGGGGGCTAGGGGGGATTTTCATTGCTATTTTCTTTATTATTTTCTCACTATCTCTTCCCACAGGAAATGCTGCTAAAACCCAAGCATCGATCGGCTCCCCGACGCGTGCCATCCAAGATCTCGATGACATGCTCGACTCTTACATCCTCCATCCTAAAAATGATGAGGAGAAAAAAAGAAATGCGGATCTAAAAAAGAATGTCCTGCATGGAACCTTCGACATCCGCGAACTCTGTCGGCTCGCATTGGATAAGAACTGGAAAGATTTAAGCTCCAGAGAAAGAGATCGGTTTGTGGATCTGATGACACAACTACTTGAAAATAAAGCGATTTTCTCTGCGGAGCGGGGCGGAGGAAGAGAGGGGGAATCGAAAGCGAAAAAGACCTCTTACTTCATCACCTATGAAGGGGAAAGATTTTTAAATCCAGACAAGAGCGGGGCCTTCGTCCATACCTTTGTCCGAATCCCTTCAGAGAATCTGAAAATCTCACTCGACTATAAACTGACCAAGGTCCAAGAAGGGTGGAAGATTTATGATGTCATTGTCGATGACGCCAGTCTTGTCGATAATTACAAATATCAATTCGATAAGATTATCAAACAGCATGGCTACCCCGATCTGATTCATCGAATGGAAGCGAAGCTTACCGAAATTCAACAAAAGAAAGGGGGCATTGTGGAGATCCCCCCCCCTCTCCCACCTCAACCAGAAAAGAAATCAGGATGCAGACTCGTTCCGTCATCATGA
- a CDS encoding TolC family protein — protein MSLMKSVLIGLVVLRAFPLSAAEEINSATEKAQKFWGPRSEEILILDLKECIHRAALFNGEIQAADYDIETAEARKDNVRKIGIPVAEYEYNVGPAPRDVSNAVESFFTGDLTVFNRVKVGVGVPLQTFGKVKTGKALADLGIMAEKEKKMGKKAEIGLKVAQLYNGILLAREVRRLIKTAKDELAKEIKKREQHEGGDPSELLKLKLFHAEIERRVEEVDKKEIMAKEALRVLIDVDPRVRFEIKTERLEPQLRTLPPYEKIREEALVNRSDLKQLDILYEVRQKKLTLEKRLPTPNLGIGAFFELGRTPGITGLSATDDYTDPFNYTRAGIGLRLKGEFDFRSTASKIREAKSELMKTQIQREMAHEGSLLEVKEAYLDAQNAQQEIVRAEEAGKLSRQLLFLTQSNYDIGLAEPKDFVDAVQSFLETRGKYFEALFNYNVALAKLDQKTGRKPE, from the coding sequence ATGTCTTTAATGAAATCTGTATTGATAGGCCTCGTCGTACTTCGGGCATTCCCGCTATCGGCTGCTGAAGAGATCAACTCAGCAACGGAAAAGGCACAGAAGTTTTGGGGACCACGATCGGAAGAGATCCTGATCCTCGACCTTAAAGAATGCATCCATCGAGCAGCCCTCTTCAACGGAGAGATCCAGGCGGCCGATTACGACATCGAAACAGCCGAGGCACGGAAAGACAATGTCCGGAAGATCGGAATCCCTGTCGCCGAATATGAATACAACGTCGGCCCTGCCCCCCGTGATGTCTCGAACGCCGTCGAAAGCTTCTTCACAGGAGACCTGACGGTCTTTAACCGCGTGAAGGTCGGAGTCGGTGTCCCCCTGCAGACATTTGGGAAGGTCAAGACAGGAAAGGCGCTGGCCGATCTTGGCATCATGGCTGAAAAAGAAAAGAAAATGGGGAAGAAGGCGGAGATCGGGCTCAAGGTCGCTCAACTCTACAACGGCATCCTGCTCGCGCGTGAGGTCAGACGTCTGATCAAGACAGCGAAGGACGAACTCGCGAAAGAAATCAAAAAAAGGGAACAACATGAAGGGGGAGATCCCTCGGAACTTCTGAAACTGAAACTTTTCCATGCCGAAATTGAGCGACGCGTCGAAGAGGTCGATAAAAAAGAGATCATGGCAAAAGAAGCGCTCCGTGTCTTGATCGACGTCGATCCTCGTGTCCGTTTCGAAATCAAGACGGAACGTCTCGAACCACAGCTTCGCACCCTCCCCCCTTACGAAAAGATTCGTGAAGAGGCGCTCGTAAACCGAAGCGATCTGAAACAATTGGATATCCTCTACGAGGTCCGCCAAAAAAAGCTGACGCTGGAAAAGAGACTTCCGACGCCGAATCTCGGTATCGGTGCCTTTTTTGAGCTCGGTCGTACACCCGGCATCACAGGACTCTCAGCAACGGACGATTACACAGATCCCTTTAACTACACCCGAGCCGGGATCGGTCTTCGTCTCAAGGGGGAGTTTGATTTCCGAAGCACCGCCTCGAAGATTCGTGAGGCAAAGAGTGAATTGATGAAGACGCAAATTCAAAGGGAGATGGCACACGAGGGTTCATTGCTTGAAGTCAAAGAGGCCTATCTTGATGCCCAAAATGCCCAGCAGGAGATTGTACGGGCGGAAGAAGCGGGAAAACTCTCTCGCCAACTTCTCTTCCTGACTCAAAGCAACTATGACATTGGTCTTGCAGAACCGAAGGATTTTGTTGATGCGGTCCAGTCTTTTCTGGAGACGCGGGGAAAATATTTTGAGGCGCTCTTTAATTATAATGTAGCCCTTGCTAAGTTAGACCAAAAAACTGGGAGGAAACCTGAATGA
- a CDS encoding type II toxin-antitoxin system PemK/MazF family toxin, whose translation MRIRRWGVYLVDLNPRIGTKPGKLRPCVVVQDDTLNEINHPSTVILPITSKNVTKEHYPLRVFLPEGEGGLETDSMVLVDQFLAWDNARFKKQLGDLSGDKREELESACRDFFGWL comes from the coding sequence GTGAGAATCCGCCGTTGGGGAGTCTACCTTGTTGACCTCAATCCCAGAATCGGCACGAAACCGGGCAAGCTTCGTCCATGCGTTGTCGTTCAAGATGATACTCTGAATGAAATTAATCATCCTTCGACCGTCATCCTTCCGATAACCTCAAAAAATGTGACAAAAGAACATTACCCATTGAGGGTCTTTTTACCTGAAGGAGAAGGTGGGCTTGAAACTGATTCTATGGTTTTAGTTGATCAGTTTCTCGCTTGGGATAACGCACGATTCAAAAAACAGTTGGGAGATCTTTCAGGAGACAAACGAGAAGAGCTCGAATCAGCCTGTCGAGATTTTTTTGGTTGGCTATAA
- the rpsI gene encoding 30S ribosomal protein S9 has translation MATAKAPSRYSSIGKRKTSIARIWLKPGEGQIEINGRPSNNYFGREALRIIIHQPFEVTGTVGKFNVSANLIGGGLSGQADALKHAISRALLSVNSDYRKPLRKAGFLTRDPREVERKKYGHRGARRRSQYSKR, from the coding sequence ATGGCAACAGCAAAAGCCCCAAGTCGTTATTCCTCCATCGGAAAGAGAAAGACCTCTATTGCGCGGATATGGCTCAAGCCGGGTGAGGGGCAAATCGAAATCAATGGCCGCCCGAGCAACAACTATTTTGGTCGAGAGGCATTGAGGATCATTATCCATCAGCCATTTGAGGTCACAGGAACTGTTGGAAAATTCAATGTCTCTGCCAACCTCATAGGCGGTGGGCTTAGCGGACAAGCCGATGCACTGAAACATGCCATCTCGAGGGCACTACTCTCTGTCAATTCAGACTACCGCAAACCACTTCGAAAGGCAGGGTTCCTGACACGAGATCCGCGAGAAGTGGAACGAAAGAAGTATGGGCATCGTGGGGCACGGCGTCGCTCACAATACTCCAAACGATAA
- a CDS encoding electron transfer flavoprotein subunit alpha/FixB family protein: MILVLGEHSEGKIKKTTFELVSKATELGQALNTEVSVALIGKGIEGAEGLGTYGAQKVYHIPTLEKYNPEGMTKILHTLVSELKPSIVLGTASPMGKDLFPRLALRTGAGLTTDCTGLKVDNGKLVATRPIFAGKAFIDVTYETEIQMATTRPNSFMLKTLSPDQKAQVIEKSIEPGEMRTNLVEIVKGKSDRPDLTEASIIVSGGRAMQNSENFKILWELADTIGATVGASRAAVDSGYAPHDMQVGQTGKTVNPNLYVACGISGAIQHLAGMRTSKVIVAINKDPEAPIFKRATYGITGDLFQIVPLLTQEFKKVLAE; encoded by the coding sequence ATGATCCTCGTACTTGGCGAACATTCAGAAGGGAAAATCAAGAAAACGACATTCGAGCTTGTCAGCAAGGCAACTGAGCTTGGACAGGCCTTGAATACAGAGGTTTCTGTCGCTCTCATTGGGAAAGGTATCGAGGGGGCTGAAGGGCTTGGCACTTACGGGGCACAGAAGGTCTACCACATCCCCACACTCGAAAAATATAACCCCGAGGGGATGACGAAGATTCTTCACACACTTGTCTCAGAATTGAAACCATCCATTGTCTTGGGAACGGCTAGCCCGATGGGGAAAGATCTTTTTCCACGGCTGGCACTAAGGACAGGGGCTGGTCTCACGACAGACTGTACCGGCCTTAAGGTAGACAATGGGAAGCTCGTCGCAACGCGACCAATCTTTGCGGGAAAGGCATTCATTGATGTCACGTACGAAACTGAAATTCAGATGGCGACGACACGACCAAATTCCTTCATGCTGAAAACTTTATCTCCGGATCAAAAGGCGCAGGTTATTGAGAAATCAATAGAGCCTGGTGAGATGAGGACAAATCTTGTCGAAATTGTTAAAGGGAAATCGGACCGCCCCGATCTCACGGAGGCCTCGATCATTGTCTCGGGGGGACGCGCGATGCAAAATTCTGAAAACTTCAAGATCCTCTGGGAATTGGCCGATACGATCGGTGCGACTGTCGGAGCCTCCCGTGCCGCCGTTGATTCCGGTTATGCCCCGCACGATATGCAGGTCGGCCAGACTGGCAAGACGGTCAACCCAAATCTTTATGTAGCCTGCGGGATTTCAGGGGCAATCCAACATCTCGCCGGCATGCGAACATCAAAAGTTATTGTCGCGATCAATAAAGACCCCGAGGCACCGATCTTCAAGAGGGCGACTTACGGAATCACCGGAGACCTCTTCCAGATCGTCCCACTCTTAACGCAGGAGTTTAAGAAAGTGTTGGCAGAGTAA